gagctccattttctcggagtctttgccgagtcggtgTATACGTGGGTTTGGTAtacgattatgttagagacGCGAGGAGACGaggagtcatgtatataagatgtccgcCGTGAGCGTGCATCGATAAGCCGGGCCGGTATtcatatacatgatattacgatTTTGTACAGTCGCcagttatgttgatttgaaagatataccgtatgttgtttttcaaaaaaattcattacgcatttatggccggttaggggcccattatgactacgagtactatgacagtcagagggttcgctcggccctaagcaagggtcgggtgcccatcacaccctatcggattaagggtgtgacaattgcTCTGTGCGATCCTGTTTAGGTAATCAAGGACAAAATGAACTTGACACTAACTTAATCTAGGAATAGTCTTTAAAGATACACTTATGTTTAACTTGATCctcttatcatgttttattttGCTTGGATTCCTTGAAACTGGAAAATAGTTAGTGGTCATACCCTTCCTCTGTTTGTCTCTTTGATTGACACTCCcttgcttcttttcttttctttgctacTGTCTTCCCCTGCCTTCACTTGGACTTTTATCTTGCCTTGGTTTTTGCAGACTTGAAACCTGCCAAACCATGATGCATCTCCTGTTTCTTTCTTAGTTGCATTCTTAACCATAATTACTGGTTTCTTTGTGATCCTTTCCTATCTGatactttgtcacgacccaaaccgataagTCGTGATgagagtcgtgacgagtgcctgaccttTAGCGACCAAACactcctatactcatatctgaatcttactgaacatcaagggcccataaaatgacttaaactgatctcataattaggcgacatcatgaactctgaacaatctgtatatatatataaacatgctGAAAGGACGGTGCAAGCCGGCTAGGGCTTACATATACCTTGTACAATAAAAgaataagccgacaaggctacgtcatccgactaatacatacaaccgTCTGAGTACCTCTCGGAATAAAAGCGCCAGAAAGGACAAgatagggccccgtcatacctatatgcatgtacatctcaaaaggctagcataccaaaatagacaaCTCTGATCAAATGGAGTGCAATCGATCATCGCTGGATAAAAGTCCTATTGCTAAGCCGACCAAGCGCTCGTCTGCAGCCGTACCGTCGGCATGAAGGAACGCGACCCCGAGCAACgaggagtcagtacggataatgtaccgagtatgaaaggcataagaacatcatgtatatatataagaatcatgaatagaatctgaactcataaactgaaatgactatctacatgtacttgtatgaactagtatctgtatgtatctgcataaatctatgtaactgacaatgccttCTCGTGCACACATAATccgcatgctcatgcctatcaatgtaggtcatacatatgtatatgcgcATATAACGCATgttaagcctctatggcatcccatcatatcatatcggtcTCACTGCGGCTATCATCGTATACATTGTTGCGGTAAGTGCAGCCCGATCCTTATATCATCCTTATGgggcaccagctgatcaggtggtaatgtgtCTATAGCGCCTGTTCATTTCCCCGTACCCCATATACATGTAgtacttgcgtatataacgccttctgctcacgggtcaatatgcatatatatatgaatgaatgtaatgcatgaataacgtACACATAAAACCCGGACCTATGAACGGAAGAAACAATCATAAacgggtacatgaacatcaaagaccgAAGtgctcctagtgcttctaagagtagagtaatatggaaactcgCTTACTCGTTTGGTTCGTATCaaggtcatgccaaaagaaagaagggatagcctcaACATACCTCAAAGTATacccaatcgtccaacttctaatcctcgagctcgtaagtctacaatcaagacaacgtaggccttaattagactatttaccgcgcttactaaccatctttaaatacatatagagcttaacaagttatggacaacatttcccttgtaGCTCAATGACTCTTTAACTTCACATTCGATCCAACATCAcccacaatacccacaacaacaatgacatcatatatatatatatatatatatatatatatatatatacacacacactcaaATCTATTCCCAATCAtcccttaaaacaaaatttccAAATCACTATCTTAACCTTCAttaacttaccacttccacaaataccctctCTTCGCTTAAAAccaaaactcttgataattaacttgaatataagggtagaaatcatttgcataccttgaggggtctaagattccaagaatcaaCTTCAATCCCAACTTCCTAAGCTTTCCAACTTGGAAGAAACCACTAAAACGACCTTCCTCTTGACAAGACGGTCCACgaggctcggatcttaccaaatctccactaataatgatAGAAAATGTTAGGAGAGAAAATACTAGGGtttctctgatttggaatggaggaaaatgagaaatagggtcgtggaccatatatttatacttggaagttAAAAGTTACAGCggtgcggttcgacgagcggtcGACGGTCGCGTCGACGGCCCGGCCGACTCGCTTGCGCATTCAGGGCCGCAAAGCCCATCGACGCCGCGTTGACAACGGCCCGTCGACGACCGGTGTCCGCACTTCTCCGGTTCGGATCGCGTCGATTCGGTTCGTTCAACTTAACTCGTAAAACGCCAGGAACACCTGTTGGTACCTTTATACACGGGGTAAgatttctatctccaaaactcaaacTCGAGTCTCCATTCCcaaggcatacccgactaggaaaccataggttctgcTACGACGcaaacgagaggcgtaacattctccccccttaggaaTATTCATCCTCAAATATTTGAACAAATCATAAGCTACataaattttggcagagttttccctgtacttataccaatccGACCTacacacagcaacccaaaataatgctaCACAGGGCTACATACTACTACATacaataccatggcctcacacgaccgaTCACGATAACTGAAAATGGGATAATACCTTGGGGAGATGATGCCTCAGACTGGACCTCCTGTACTGCTGGGAACAAATGCCggtacttaatcttcattgccttttccgcttcccaagtcacttcctcaacattctttttcctccaaaaAACTATAACCGAAGCTACTTTTGGTTCGCAATCGACGAATGGTACGTACGTATAGCCACCGGAAACTTTTATATGACAAATCGCTCggtcacttggatatcatctaccGGTACTACTACCGAAGGATCtgatgcatttacgaagcatagacacatgaagtACGGATGTACGTACTCCAATTCaaggcaattctagctcatatgccaccttacccactgtacgaatgatcttatatggcccaatatatcgagggatcaacttacccttcttaccgaacctcatcacacccttcataggtgaaactttcaGGAAAATCCAATCGCCTATCTCAAACTCTAACTTGCTTCGctgattatccgcataggatttctttCGACTCTGAGCTATTAGCAATCTTTCTTGAATCATTTTCACCTTATCAGCTTCTTGCTGAATTAAGTCTAGGCCTACTAACTGATTCTCCatgacatcaaaccatcctatgggcgatctacatctccgcccatataaggccacATAAGGAgtcatctgaatactggaatggtaactgttattatatgcaaacttgataagaggcaaatgatcatcccagctaccttgaaagtcaagtacacaagctctaagcatatcctcgCGGGTCAGCAGGGTACGCTCCGCTTTGTCCATTTGTTAGTCGGTGAAATgcggtactaagactcaccaCGATGTCCCTAATCCATTCCGAAAAGGCTTTCGTAAATAGTTATGAATCGTGTTCCCCTATCCGAGATAATGTGTCgtgaacaccatgaagtcgtacactTCTTAAGGTAAACTTCGCATAATCTTCGTACGTATAAGTAGTTCGACAAAGGTGAAATGGCtaactttgtaagcctatcaactatgacccatatcgaatcatacttCCGAAAGACGGGGCAAACCCGCAATAAAAATCCATGTTaacctcccacttccatgtcgaATCTCCATAGCCCGTAGTAGACCGGTTTCCGGTGTTCTATTTTGACTCGTTAACAATTTGGACACTAAcaacaaattctgctatatatctcttttcataccatcccaccaataaacttcctagatcatggtacatctttgttgaacctggatgaatagaatagcgagagtGATATGCTTCCCCCATGACCTGCTGACGAATTCTCACAAcgttaggaacacataatctacctcgatatctgagtactccgtctcctgtaatcacaaagagtgtcttttctttctgaggtgctGTATCTCGGTAAAGAACTAGAACAGGGTCTTCGTACtgacgctcttttatttctgctaccaaagatgacaccgctgtgtcttgaacagtaactcctgcatcacctgaatctattaatcgaactccgaggctagctaatcgatgaacttcacggaccatttctcttttctatgGCGGTACATATGTcaagctacccatggatttacgactgagggcatcgactactacattagctttcccaggatggtacaaaatatccacatcatagtctttcgaCACTCTAGCTATCGCTTTCGGCGAAATTTAAGTCCTTCTCGTTTAAAGATGTATTGGAgacctatgttatgatttatagatatcaacatggacaccgtataagtagtgcctccatattttcaaagcgTGAATCACCGCGCTAGCTCAAGATCATAAGTTGAATAATTCTTCTGGAGTAGCTTCTTCCGGCTCAGGAAGCATAAGTGACAACCTTACCGTCCGCATTAACCTTGGCTTGATCTAATGCACAGACCAAGCATCCAtgatataccacatagccatctgctcctCTTCCGGAAGAGTCAAAACGAGCCGAAGTCAACTTATCCTTGACGTCCGAAAACTTTTGCTCACAAGACCGTCCATCCGTTGGAACTTAGCCGATTTCtcgagtcaacttagtcaatggggtcaaagaggaaaatccttctacaaatcttctatggGGCTTGCCAAGCctaagaaactacgtatctcgtTGGTgccgtaggccttggccaattcttttcacagcctcaatcttttgggcatccactctaatgccttcttCCCAAATAATGTTACCAGAAAAACCCACGAGTCCCGACGTAACTCGcacttagagaacttagcatactcactacctcgaagaattccaagcacgTCGTAGATGTTCTCGTATGGATCGGCCCGATGGTGAATAAATTAGAAtgtcatctataaacacaatcacaaaccaATCGAAAAGGGTACGAATACACGATTcgtcaaattcatgaatacgaGCAGGGCATTAGTTAACTCGAACGACATGACACAAAATTCGTAATGTCCGTATCTAGTCTCGAATACGTACGGAATATCCTCTTCCTTCACCTAACACGATGATATcacgacctcaagtctatcttcgaaaagtATTTGGCGCCTTGCAgcggtcaaataaatcatcaatccttgggagcggATGCTTGTGCTTTACGGTCCTTTATTCGATTACTtttataatcaatacacattcgcaaggagccatctgcTAGCACAAATAATACGGCACTTCCCACGGTGATATGCGGGgccctaataaagcccttctcaagcaaatctttcaagtTTGCTCCTTGATTCTTTCAACTCGCGAGGTGCACGTCCccataaggaggaatagatattggtgAGTATACGGCGTAGATCAATAGTAAAAATCGTCTCTCTGCGGGGAATGCGGAAGCTCGTACGAAGCCTTAcggaaactcattaactacgAGACGGGCCCGAAGGGGTAGGTGATTGTCACGACCgacggagggccgcgacgggcgcCTAGGTGCTAACCCGGGCACCTgctaacatactttcacatcacatctaggtgagccacatagctaaatcatgctttcgttcatcaatcatactaatctcattgggccacaatacatctatatcatcattaacaactatgcccatagcAATGTACATACGCCGTCGAgactaacaaaataatattcaaagtataggccgacaaggccaaacacgtCTAACCGTATACACGTATGCAGTATACAGAagagtatatcatatcatataggcgggacgggACCTACTTGCGTGACCATAAATATGCACTtaaaaagaatctataccaaaaggctATGACTCACGAGATGATAGACCGTATATGAATCAcgaataatgaagctatggatcagaGTACGTAACGGCCACCTAGGCGTAGTAGCCGGTGTCCACAAATAAAGGACATTGATGCGAAGAATGtgctaagtatgtaaagcatgatcgacatcaatatgaaagcataagcaggcaacatatgaaatagcataggatgggagataatagtatcggCGTACGCCTTAACACTTTCTTCCATGAGGACGTTaaatttctattgcgtatcccgtgtacatacatccatatccgtgtCCGTATACGTGTTCCATTCATACTACGCTATTCATACCatttacatctcatatacattatatacacagcctttacatagcattacatatacttagcatattcgtactttcatattgatgtcgtatcatagcatttatatagcatacccgaccacgaaggttcggtgtttcacatctTTGTAGCCCACTACCCGGGCTcgagtgtcatacatacctagcctactaccaaggctcggggttatccGTGCCAATGCAGGTGGTGCGCGcgtaaataaatatatagatatatacgtATTCCTTTATGTTACTGCcgtatataagctcggggtttcataatgtACAACGCtaggcatatatacatataagctcacaagtatctttagcattattactatcgtcgttcattacatctatccttaaaggattactcatcatataaggaactttgtataatcgtatcatatcgagaatcataagcttggtagcttttagagataggatcattagagaatatcataggctcatagaaggatagatatttggccaaagaaccatgtcttatgaaagaagggttagccttacatacctttccgttcaactattctatcacttgcacgttctcattcaatgctcacgtttctaacttcattagagtgcatactaacattagagaatcgatagcttagcattccgTGACTaaaaggctagagaaaattggacaacatctcctttatttatgtgacttcctccatatcatataccaaCTCCTAAgcacatcaataataacattcacaacatctaacaatagcctttattcgaCATTAACCTTGCTTCTCGATTCATTTCCATCGTCCACATTCGTGGTCATATCACGTTCGTCcgttcatatacaatgtctattctatgttcacaatatcatttataacatgattataatcataatgtatcaagaatcatgactcaatccaaacatttactcaaaagtgacactattccacattcatgacccacttcctatttccttatataatctaagtgtttcaactttcaaataccttaaacaacatggaaatgtcataaaacttaccttagatggtgtaggaatgaaccttgggtgcaaacacctcacttgagcaaaaccctagtttcaccttcacttggattcttgtcttggatgaactttaatgggtttcttatacttggttcacttggtttgatgaagttgaacactaatttctcttgaaatcttgtgggagaaatgtagagagatgttttagagagaagtggagtgaaagggaaatgaaataaaatgaaacttggatcccttattaataacacaattcagccccgaccaacttctacggaccaacatacggtccgtataatttatactgatcgtatgtctagccgtatatttggtccagagaggggtaTCAATACGAAATTTGAAAATCTTGccgaacatacggtccgtatgttttatacggctttgtatgtttggccgtataatgaaacttggatcccttattaataacacaattCGGCCAGACCaacacggaccaacatacggtccgtataatttatcttgatcgtatgtctagccgtatatttggtccagagaggggtaTCAATCTGGGCTGAAAGTACtgctgaacatacggtccgtatgttttatacggcctgtatgtttggccgtataatgcagTCAATCCgaactcgtttgatctccaatccttatggaaccttcttgacacttgtttatcacctcattaacaatctaagggacgttataactcttctccaaagcatcattaaatcatcattaagttattactcgtaaatctcttccgatatttatcgtatgccttgccttctcttggcaactttctcgtgtaacatcgaatgtctttgaaatctcacttaaggtcatcaaatgtcattccttgcTTATCGTAACGCcgtatacttcgtactcttcgttattctattcactgtgcatcaacgaaaatttttttgaggtgtaacaatgatATTGATGTAGAGGTGGTGAATAACAATACAGATGAATATCAGGAGCAGGAGTTAATTATCTCTGAAGATCAAAGAAGACAAGGTGGTCAGAATCAAAATTTGTTGTTAATAAATGATGATTCAGAGAAGAAATCAAATGTTAAAGTGCAAAACAATTTAGAGGTTTCACAAGATCAAATGGTATCAACTGATAATGGTAATGTTGCAGAGGTGGAGCTTATCAGTGTTCTAGGGCATGAAGATATAGTCAACTCTTTTTAGGAGTTGGTTCAGGGGCAAGACTTGCAAACTGATGATCTGGAGGCTCAGCCAAAAATTGTTACTGATACTTTGAAAGTGATGGATGATCATGCTGGTATAACTCAGTGTGAACTAAATGAGATAGAGCAAGTTGAGGTCTTTGGATAAAGAAGAGGATGTTGTCATTGGATCAAAGTTGATTCCTAATAACAAGATTGTAGATAGCACAAACGAGTGCTTAGCTAATATCTCTATACCTGATAACAAGGCTGAGAAGGATAAGAAAGTGGAATCTATTTTGGAGAAGGAACAGGCTACTCATGTATTATCAGCAAATGTTAGCATGAATAATGAGAATGGTGGTGATATGAGCTTAAAAGTCGATGCAGATAATCTAAGGGTGACAGATGAGATTTATAATGTGGATGATGTAGACAATACTAGTAGTAACTTGCAGTTGATTTGTTGTTAGCCTAAGAGAGGTGCAGATACAGAAGAAACAATTATTCCTGATGTCAAGGATGCTCAGCCTCTGAGTGTTGATAGAAGGCTTTCTCCTAATAAAGCTTTGCATGATGTTGTTTCACATAATCTACATGATGAGAAAGAAAACTTGACTTTGGTCAATAATAAGAAAGAAGATGCTGATGGTGTTGCTATTGATACGAATCTTCAACCGATGTGCATAGAAGCAGGATTATCTCTAAAAACACAAGGCAAAGggtcaagaaaaggaagaaagcacAATTCTTCTGATGTTCCACAAATAGTGAGGTACTCAACAAGGAACAACTCTAAGAAATCTATTAAATGattgttaaatatttattttgggACATAAGATCAGGGAATTCTCAACAAGCATTTCATAGAGTCCAAATGTTAAATAGGCATCATAAGTTCTTTTTGGTGGCTTTGATGGAACCTTTTCAGCATCAGAGACAGATTCAGAAATATAGAAGGAGACTTGGAATGCCTTATGCTAATTTCAACTGTAATggtaaaatttgtttttttgttcAACATAATGTAGATGTTGAGGTTCTTTTGGATACTGAACAATCCATTACTGTAAAGCTAAAGTTTTAAGAATTGAATAGAGACATAGTGGTTACAATGGTCTATGCTAAATGTTCAGAAGTGGAGAGATTGCAGTTATGGGATAGTTTATACTTCTTGGCTTGTAACATGACATCTCCTTGGCTGATTGGAGGAGATTTCAATGTTATattgaatgaagaagaaaaaaataggaGGTTTACTAGTAGTTCCACAAGAATATGAAGATTTTGCCTTTTGTCTGAATTCTTGTGAGTTGCATGAGATGCCTTTTAAAGGGAGTCCtttcacttggtggaatggtaggGCTGCTAATGACTGCATTTTCAAGAGGTTGGATAGGGTTGTGCATAATCATTCATTCCAAAATTGGTTTAGACATCTTGAAGTGGAGCATTTGTCAAGGACTGGTTCTGATCATGCACCATTACTTTTATCTTGTGGAGATCAAGTGGAGAATTTTATCAAACCAttcagattttttaaatttttggtggAGCATGATACTTTTCTTGACTTTATTAAGCAGCAATGGGAAGCAGACTTATCTGATGatgtttttctttcctttaagcTCAAAATGAAGAAACTGAAAGTTGCTTTAAGTAAATGGAGTCAGGTTACTTTTGGTGATATTTTTAAGCAACTAGTGATTAGAGAAGATATAGTTAAGATTAAAGAGCAGTTGATTGAGGAGAACCCTTCTAAAGAAAATAGAATGGTGATGCAAAAGGCTCAAGCTGAACTTAAACTGTATCTTCACTATGAGGAAGAATTCTAAAGGCAAAAAGCTGGGATAAAAATACAAGATTTTTCCATAGTCTGGTAAaaggaagaaggaaaagaatccAGATCAAGAGGATTCAAGATGCTGATGGAACTTGGTTAGAGGATGCTGATAGAGTTGTTGGTGAAGCtgttaaattttttcataagcAATTTACTCATGAGGAGGTTAGTAAAGATTCTCCAATTCTTAATCATATTCCTGAACTAATTAGAGAGGAGGATAATATGCTACTTGCTGAACAACCTACTATGGAGGAAGTACAAAAGGCAGTGTTTGAATTAAATAGAGATAGTACTTGTGGCCCTCATGGCTTTTCTAGGATCTTTTATCAGAAGTGTTGGGAGGTGATCAAGGCTGATGTATTTAGTGTTGTTAAAGCTTTCTTTGATGGTCAGACTCTTCCCAAGTCAATCACTCACACTAATCTAGTATTGCTGCC
The DNA window shown above is from Lycium ferocissimum isolate CSIRO_LF1 unplaced genomic scaffold, AGI_CSIRO_Lferr_CH_V1 ctg16043, whole genome shotgun sequence and carries:
- the LOC132042545 gene encoding uncharacterized protein LOC132042545, whose translation is MKKKKIGGLLVVPQEYEDFAFCLNSCELHEMPFKGSPFTWWNGRAANDCIFKRLDRVVHNHSFQNWFRHLEVEHLSRTGSDHAPLLLSCGDQVENFIKPFRFFKFLVEHDTFLDFIKQQWEADLSDDVFLSFKLKMKKLKVALSKWSQVTFGDIFKQLVIREDIVKIKEQLIEENPSKENRMVMQKAQAELKLLVKGRRKRIQIKRIQDADGTWLEDADRVVGEAVKFFHKQFTHEEVSKDSPILNHIPELIREEDNMLLAEQPTMEEVQKAVFELNRDSTCGPHGFSRIFYQKCWEVIKADVFSVVKAFFDGQTLPKSITHTNLVLLPKKNIVESFSGMRPIILSNFINKVISRVVHDRLDRLLTRVISPNQLGFVKGRNIIENAHGFFHSTRGVKPGDPLSPAVFIIAAEVLSIALNSLFDQPGFVVYGMPKWSAKLNHLAYADDTSIFPAVEAETGFVRGKFPCTYLGVPITHARKRKVDYTELSKKVKDKLQTWKGKLLSYGGKAVLITSVLQRGLGFRSIYEMSKAYVLNFGGSLEPLVHFGLISCGTNTVRSKFLRWFNGKEAHKYGR